A genomic segment from Aegilops tauschii subsp. strangulata cultivar AL8/78 chromosome 1, Aet v6.0, whole genome shotgun sequence encodes:
- the LOC141041372 gene encoding uncharacterized protein, with amino-acid sequence MGSRFVNLLAMSCNGGPRHFSLHCLNPANLFRPARSLPAVPAVHRRLADAPLPPPSLSFDWPCRKGEQAWMNFMAFGPGLENLLAVDQIGRSFLYNHDSRLLRTGMPKMCKPIIDPISVAVGDSLYVISGNPGRLPDRDCFQALLHTRLPTSYAQDWCWYSLQPPPFFADNDDGVDRSSCRDAPMPFEISAYAVVDDSQIWISTSGAGTYSYDIASGAWSKLGNWALPFRGRAEYIPEHNLWFGFTPDDLQLCTSDLTASCELRPPVLQDVWTDVNRPEDWTLTDASIVPLGSGQVCVARFFLTCLEESIEDVYGYALEKTENFAVLEGVKLLKAGWAHLRMVKHKSERYVFGRDLVIPL; translated from the coding sequence ATGGGCAGCCGGTTTGTGAATCTGTTGGCCATGAGCTGCAACGGCGGCCCCAGACACTTCAGCCTTCACTGCTTGAACCCGGCAAACTTATTTCGCCCAGCCCGGTCATTGCCAGCGGTTCCAGCAGTTCATCGACGGCTAGCGGATGCCCCGCTGCCTCCGCCGTCCCTGTCATTCGACTGGCCCTGCAGGAAGGGCGAACAGGCGTGGATGAATTTCATGGCTTTCGGCCCCGGCCTGGAAAACCTCCTCGCCGTGGACCAAATCGGCAGGAGCTTCTTGTACAACCACGACTCGCGCTTGCTCCGCACTGGGATGCCCAAGATGTGCAAGCCCATTATCGACCCCATCTCCGTTGCCGTGGGCGACAGCCTATACGTCATAAGCGGCAACCCTGGCCGGCTGCCCGATCGGGACTGCTTCCAGGCTCTCCTCCACACCCGCCTGCCTACTAGCTACGCCCAAGACTGGTGCTGGTATTCCCTCCAGCCACCGCCTTTCTTTGCCGACAACGACGACGGGGTGGATCGATCCAGCTGCCGCGATGCCCCAATGCCCTTTGAAATCAGTGCCTACGCCGTGGTTGATGATTCACAGATCTGGATATCCACATCTGGCGCCGGCACATACTCGTATGACATCGCGAGTGGCGCGTGGAGCAAACTAGGCAACTGGGCACTGCCGTTCAGAGGTCGCGCCGAGTACATCCCTGAGCACAACCTCTGGTTTGGCTTCACACCCGACGATTTGCAGCTCTGCACATCGGACCTCACTGCCTCGTGTGAGTTGAGGCCGCCCGTGCTGCAGGATGTGTGGACAGACGTGAACAGGCCAGAAGATTGGACCCTGACAGACGCCAGCATTGTGCCGCTCGGCTCCGGTCAAGTCTGCGTTGCCAGGTTCTTTCTTACCTGCCTAGAGGAGAGCATTGAGGATGTGTATGGCTATGCCCTTGAGAAAACAGAGAATTTTGCTGTTCTCGAGGGCGTCAAATTGTTAAAGGCTGGGTGGGCTCACCTACGGATGGTTAAGCACAAGTCGGAGCGTTACGTCTTCGGCCGTGACCTTGTCATACCGCTTTGA
- the LOC120971798 gene encoding uncharacterized protein, with translation MGSRFVNLLAMSCNGGPRHFSLHCLNPANLFRPARSRPAVRAVHRRPADAPLPPPSLSFDWPCRKGEQAWMNFMAFGPGRENLLAVDQIGRSFLYNHDSRFLRTRMPKMRTPIIDPISVAVGDSLYVMSGNPGRLPDRDCFQALLHTRLPASYAQDWCWYSLQPPPFFADDDDGVDRSSCHDGPMPFEISAYDVVDDSQIWVSTSGAGTYSYDIASGAWSKLGNWALPFRGHAEYITEHNLWFGFTPDDLQLCTSDLTASCELRPPVLQDVWTDVNRPEDWTLTDASIVPLGSGQVCIARFFLTCPEESIEDVYGYALEKTENFVVLEGVKLLKAGWALLRMVKHKSERYVFGRDLVIPP, from the coding sequence ATGGGCAGCCGGTTTGTGAATCTGTTGGCCATGAGCTGCAACGGCGGCCCCAGACACTTCAGCCTTCACTGCTTGAACCCGGCAAACTTATTTCGCCCAGCCCGGTCGCGGCCAGCGGTTCGAGCAGTTCATCGACGGCCAGCGGACGCCCCGCTGCCTCCGCCGTCCCTGTCATTCGACTGGCCCTGCAGGAAGGGCGAACAGGCGTGGATGAATTTCATGGCTTTCGGCCCCGGCCGGGAAAACCTCCTCGCCGTGGACCAAATCGGCAGGAGCTTCTTGTACAACCACGACTCGCGCTTCCTCCGCACTAGGATGCCCAAGATGCGCACGCCCATTATCGACCCCATCTCCGTTGCCGTGGGCGACAGCCTATACGTCATGAGCGGCAACCCTGGCCGGCTGCCCGATCGGGACTGCTTCCAGGCTCTCCTCCACACCCGCCTGCCTGCTAGCTACGCCCAAGACTGGTGCTGGTATTCCCTCCAGCCACCGCCTTTCTTTGCCGACGACGATGACGGGGTGGATCGATCCAGCTGCCACGATGGCCCAATGCCCTTTGAAATCAGTGCCTACGACGTGGTTGACGATTCACAGATCTGGGTATCCACATCTGGCGCCGGCACATACTCGTATGACATCGCAAGTGGCGCGTGGAGCAAACTAGGCAACTGGGCACTGCCGTTCAGAGGTCACGCCGAGTACATCACTGAGCACAACCTCTGGTTTGGCTTCACACCCGACGATTTGCAGCTCTGCACATCGGACCTCACTGCCTCGTGTGAGTTGAGGCCGCCCGTGCTGCAGGATGTGTGGACAGACGTGAACAGGCCAGAAGATTGGACCCTGACAGACGCCAGCATTGTGCCGCTCGGCTCCGGTCAAGTCTGCATTGCCAGGTTCTTTCTTACCTGCCCAGAGGAGAGCATTGAGGATGTGTATGGCTATGCCCTTGAGAAAACAGAGAATTTTGTTGTTCTCGAGGGCGTCAAATTGTTAAAGGCTGGGTGGGCTCTGCTCCGGATGGTTAAGCACAAGTCGGAGCGTTACGTCTTCGGCCGTGACCTTGTCATACCGCCTTGA
- the LOC141034759 gene encoding uncharacterized protein, whose amino-acid sequence MGSRFVNLLAMSCNGGPRHFSLHCLNPANLFRLARSRPAVRAVHGWPADARLPPPSLSFDWPCTKGEQAWMNFMAFGPGRENLLAVDQIGRSFLYNHGSRLLRTGMPKMRKPINDPISVAVGDSLYVMSSNPGRLPDRDCFQALLHTRLLASYAQDWCWYSLQPPPFFAADDDGVDRSSCRDAPMPFEISAYAVVDDSQIWISTSGAGTYSYDIASGAWSKLRNWALPFKGRVEYIPEHNLWFGFTPDDLQLCTSDLTASCELRPPVLQDVWTDVNRPEDWTLTDASIVLLGSGQVCVARFFLTCPEESIEDVYGYALEKTENFAVLAGVKLLKAEWAQLRMVKHKSERYVFGRDLVIPL is encoded by the coding sequence ATGGGCAGCCGGTTTGTGAATCTGTTGGCCATGAGCTGCAACGGCGGCCCCAGACACTTCAGCCTTCACTGCTTGAACCCGGCAAACTTATTTCGCCTAGCCCGGTCACGGCCAGCGGTTCGAGCAGTTCATGGATGGCCAGCGGACGCCCGGCTGCCTCCGCCGTCCCTGTCATTCGACTGGCCCTGCACGAAAGGCGAACAAGCGTGGATGAATTTCATGGCTTTCGGCCCCGGCCGGGAAAACCTCCTCGCCGTGGACCAAATCGGCAGGAGCTTCTTGTACAACCACGGCTCGCGCTTGCTCCGCACTGGGATGCCCAAGATGCGCAAGCCCATTAACGACCCCATCTCCGTTGCCGTGGGCGACAGCCTATACGTCATGAGCAGCAACCCTGGCCGGCTGCCCGATCGGGACTGCTTCCAGGCTCTCCTCCACACCCGCCTGCTTGCTAGCTACGCCCAAGACTGGTGCTGGTATTCCCTCCAGCCACCGCCTTTCTTTGCCGCCGACGACGACGGGGTGGATCGATCCAGCTGCCGCGATGCCCCAATGCCCTTTGAAATCAGTGCCTACGCCGTGGTTGACGATTCACAGATCTGGATATCCACATCTGGCGCCGGCACATACTCGTATGACATCGCGAGTGGCGCGTGGAGCAAACTACGCAACTGGGCACTGCCGTTCAAAGGTCGTGTCGAGTACATCCCTGAGCACAACCTCTGGTTTGGCTTCACACCCGACGATTTGCAGCTCTGCACATCGGACCTCACTGCCTCGTGTGAGTTGAGGCCGCCCGTGCTGCAGGATGTGTGGACAGACGTGAACAGGCCAGAAGATTGGACCCTGACAGACGCCAGCATTGTGCTGCTCGGCTCCGGTCAAGTCTGCGTTGCCAGGTTCTTTCTTACCTGCCCAGAGGAGAGCATTGAGGATGTGTATGGCTATGCCCTTGAGAAAACAGAGAATTTTGCTGTTCTCGCGGGCGTCAAATTGTTAAAGGCTGAGTGGGCTCAGCTCCGGATGGTTAAGCACAAGTCGGAGCGTTACGTCTTCGGCCGTGACCTTGTCATACCGCTTTGA